One stretch of Lacrimispora sphenoides DNA includes these proteins:
- a CDS encoding amidohydrolase/deacetylase family metallohydrolase → MTNTMIIKHAEVIDPSAGKTQKRDLCILDGRFAGMPDRIGDIPVFDAAGCYAAPGFVDSHVHVFENHAPISISADQIGIRQGVLTVVDAGSTGVKDFDFFEKEIINRNSTDVRFFLNIARSGLCAGLSELADMDDLMTPEELSRFQKQHGSHIVGLKVRMSGSVVKENGIHPLVYARELSDKSGLPLMIHIGNQPPKLHEVLDLLRQGDIVTHCFHGKAGGVADYPREFVSAASRGVRFDVGHGSSSFSSDTVPRVMGIYPVDFTISTDLYSRNFESPVGSLMDTMTKFLPYGFTVEDLVRRVTDLPRKFLGLSPAAIKLGEPADLTIFRINQGAKELVDSEGKAISVTRYFKPVAAIMKGKKVWGNEF, encoded by the coding sequence ATGACAAACACCATGATTATCAAACATGCAGAGGTAATCGATCCTTCAGCTGGCAAAACCCAAAAAAGGGATTTATGCATCTTAGACGGACGCTTTGCCGGGATGCCGGACAGGATCGGGGATATTCCGGTATTTGATGCCGCCGGCTGCTATGCTGCGCCAGGTTTTGTAGACAGCCACGTCCATGTTTTTGAAAACCATGCCCCTATTTCCATTTCTGCGGATCAAATCGGCATACGTCAAGGCGTGCTCACGGTCGTTGACGCAGGAAGCACCGGCGTAAAGGATTTCGACTTTTTTGAAAAGGAAATCATAAACAGAAACAGCACTGATGTCCGATTCTTTTTAAACATCGCCCGCAGCGGTCTTTGCGCCGGACTAAGTGAGCTTGCTGACATGGATGATTTAATGACACCGGAGGAGCTTTCGCGCTTTCAGAAACAGCATGGAAGTCACATTGTAGGTCTTAAGGTCCGTATGAGCGGTTCCGTGGTAAAGGAAAATGGAATCCATCCCCTCGTCTATGCCCGTGAGCTTTCCGACAAATCGGGTCTGCCGCTTATGATACATATAGGAAACCAGCCGCCAAAGCTTCATGAAGTTCTTGATTTGCTCCGCCAGGGAGACATCGTAACCCACTGCTTCCATGGTAAGGCAGGCGGCGTAGCGGATTACCCCAGAGAATTTGTTTCAGCCGCAAGCAGGGGAGTAAGGTTTGACGTAGGCCACGGCTCGTCAAGCTTCTCTTCCGATACGGTTCCACGGGTCATGGGCATTTATCCGGTTGATTTTACAATATCCACAGATTTATACAGCAGAAATTTTGAAAGCCCGGTTGGCAGCCTTATGGACACAATGACAAAATTCCTGCCCTATGGCTTTACCGTAGAGGATCTGGTACGCCGGGTAACAGATTTGCCCCGCAAATTCTTAGGGCTCTCTCCCGCCGCCATCAAGTTGGGAGAACCTGCAGACCTAACAATTTTCAGAATAAATCAGGGGGCTAAGGAACTCGTGGACTCCGAAGGAAAGGCAATAAGCGTAACCCGGTATTTTAAGCCGGTTGCCGCAATTATGAAGGGAAAGAAGGTGTGGGGCAATGAGTTCTGA
- a CDS encoding BglG family transcription antiterminator, giving the protein MKQQREHALAELSQQQKINIHLSQETRVRHILLQLLFREGYITAGVLAEELNVSRGTILSDMDYVNVFLEGSGLFFKRQVRLGYRLDGSEIALRSLAEKLLRDSMSVYDIYKMIDRIKDGISKETPPLQLSGVSAGDYKVVEEMMIRAYRDHGSVLLEENIVIMVTRLLVSLARVRIKKYIGDSMQEALKDESGLSLYWCEVYEKNNLPTLQDEFDYVQGRYQKTQMQVDVAGLSVDLIQKVSIMENFPYYEDNTLYSRLLNHLRHDLSHMFSTEKNDTDRNPFHDLIIKNHYHLYKSIRTVCRHHIDDAYLFPNESFISYLALHFLVAQKNLGVGRKMRVVFVCATGRGAAKLIERMLEAEIRRLEVVKHCSLSEVTEVVEHSKPDFIISIFPIEATVPVVVVEPLPTKADIESIRKLIDDRTEDNEILNSSQPVTLSMDSNKQEEVSQEVILAGLKIYAVLQEHPVYAVKQGLELAFLAHVMLLANRYVFDKQFTAKSKEERPLDCLLKNRMSEVGIFLTLDEIQALTYYFKEQGEII; this is encoded by the coding sequence ATGAAACAACAGAGAGAACATGCCCTTGCCGAGCTTTCACAGCAGCAGAAAATAAACATCCATCTTAGCCAGGAAACCCGGGTCAGGCATATTTTGCTGCAGCTTCTGTTCCGCGAAGGTTATATTACCGCAGGCGTGCTTGCAGAAGAGCTTAATGTAAGCCGCGGCACAATCTTAAGCGACATGGACTATGTGAATGTTTTTCTTGAAGGCAGCGGACTGTTTTTTAAAAGGCAGGTGCGTCTCGGCTATCGCTTAGACGGCTCGGAAATCGCTCTGCGTTCTCTGGCTGAGAAGCTTTTGCGCGACAGTATGTCAGTTTATGATATCTACAAAATGATTGACAGAATAAAGGACGGTATCTCAAAGGAAACGCCGCCCTTACAGTTAAGCGGAGTCTCTGCCGGAGATTATAAAGTGGTTGAGGAAATGATGATCCGTGCATACCGCGACCATGGTTCGGTGCTTCTGGAGGAAAATATCGTGATCATGGTAACCCGCCTGCTGGTCAGCCTGGCCAGAGTTCGCATAAAGAAATACATTGGGGATTCCATGCAGGAGGCGTTAAAGGATGAAAGTGGACTTTCACTTTATTGGTGCGAGGTTTATGAAAAAAACAATCTTCCCACATTGCAGGATGAATTCGATTATGTACAGGGACGTTACCAGAAGACACAAATGCAGGTAGATGTTGCGGGGTTAAGCGTAGACCTGATACAGAAGGTCAGCATCATGGAGAACTTTCCGTATTATGAAGACAATACGCTGTATTCAAGACTTTTAAACCATCTGCGCCATGACCTTTCCCATATGTTTTCAACCGAAAAAAATGATACTGACCGAAACCCCTTCCATGACCTGATTATCAAAAACCACTACCATCTCTATAAGAGCATAAGGACCGTATGCAGGCATCACATTGATGATGCGTATCTGTTTCCCAATGAATCTTTTATATCCTATCTTGCGCTGCATTTTCTGGTGGCACAGAAGAATTTGGGTGTCGGGCGGAAAATGAGGGTCGTATTCGTATGTGCTACGGGACGGGGAGCTGCAAAGCTTATAGAAAGAATGCTGGAAGCCGAGATCCGGCGCCTGGAAGTCGTAAAGCACTGCTCTCTTTCAGAGGTAACCGAAGTGGTGGAGCACTCGAAGCCTGACTTTATCATAAGCATATTTCCCATAGAAGCAACGGTGCCTGTGGTAGTTGTAGAACCCCTTCCCACAAAGGCGGATATTGAGTCCATCCGTAAGCTTATTGACGACCGGACGGAAGATAACGAGATTCTCAACAGCAGCCAGCCCGTTACCCTGAGCATGGACAGCAACAAGCAGGAGGAGGTTTCCCAGGAAGTCATTCTGGCAGGCTTAAAAATATATGCTGTACTTCAGGAACATCCCGTTTACGCAGTAAAGCAAGGTCTGGAACTCGCTTTTCTTGCACATGTCATGCTGCTTGCCAACCGCTATGTATTCGACAAGCAGTTTACCGCCAAATCCAAAGAGGAACGGCCTTTGGACTGCCTCTTAAAAAACAGAATGTCTGAAGTTGGAATTTTCTTAACCCTTGATGAAATTCAGGCGCTCACTTATTACTTTAAGGAACAAGGAGAGATCATATGA
- a CDS encoding 2-hydroxyacyl-CoA dehydratase, whose translation MITYHTLGIDIGSTTVKIAVLNEDHEILFADYERHFANIQETLAGLLKKAFDKLGPIEIRPAITGSGGLTLSKHLKVPFVQEVVSVATSLKDYAPQTDVAIELGGEDAKIIYFTGGIDQRMNGICAGGTGSFIDQMAALLQTDASGLNDYAANYKAIYPIAARCGVFAKTDIQPLINEGATREDLAASIFQAVVNQTISGLACGKPIRGHVAFLGGPLHFLPELQKAFVRTLHLSGDEIIAPEHSHLFAATGAAMNAEETQGGEISLKELIGRLSSGIRMEFEVKRMEPLFADQADFDAFIDRHNSHCVKTSDLSSYHGKCFLGIDAGSTTTKVALVGEDGTLLYKFYSSNNGSPLATAIRAMGEIKEQLPKDSQIVWSCSTGYGEALLKSAFLLDEGEVETISHYYAAAFFEPKVDCILDIGGQDMKCIRIKNGTVDSVQLNEACSSGCGSFIETFANSLNYQVENFAQEAVFAKNPTDLGTRCTVFMNSNVKQAQKEGAEVSDISAGLAYSVIKNALFKVIKITNASDLGQHVVVQGGTFYNNAVLRSFEKIAGCEAIRPDIAGIMGAFGAALIARERYEESKTTTMLSLDKILGLHYETSMARCKGCTNNCVLTVNRFDGGRQFITGNRCERGLGKEKAKREIPNLFDYKNRRMFDYEPLSPDLAERGTIGIPRVLNMYENYPFWAVFFKELKFRTVLSPQSTKKIYELGIESIPSESECYPAKIAHGHIEWLIKQGIKTIFYPCIPYERNETPGAGNHFNCPIVTSYAENIKNNVEGIKSENIRFLNPFMAFTNEEILTGRLTEVFVKEFQIPASEVAAAAGKGWAELMASRSDMEKKGEETLKWLEDNDRHGIVLAGRPYHVDPEINHGIPELITSYGFAVLTEDSISHLAEIERPLVVTDQWMYHTRLYQAAALVKKESRLDLIQLNSFGCGLDAVTTDQVNDILTGSGKIYTVLKIDEVNNLGAARIRIRSLIAALRVRDKRHYEQKVVSSAYHRIMFTKEMKKDYTILCPQMSPLHFDLIEPAIRSFGYRVEVLQNDNRSAIDTGLKYVNNDACYPSLIVVGQIMDALLSGKYDLDRTAVFMSQTGGGCRASNYIGFIRRALEKADMGHIPVISVNANNMESNPGFTITLPMLTKAMQAVVYGDVFMRVLYATRPYEKVPGSANSLHDKWKEVCIESLSRKSPDMMTFSRNIKGIIRDFDNLPRTAVQKPKVGIVGEILVKFSPLANNHIVELLESEGAEAVMPDLMDFLLYCFYNNNFKAQKLGGKKTTAALSNMGISLLEYFRRTSKKELLKSKHFTAPAHIGNLADMAKEFVSIGNQTGEGWFLTGEMLELIHSGTNNIVCTQPFGCLPNHIVGKGVIKELRKAYPDSNIIAVDYDPGASEVNQLNRIKLMLSTAQKNMRRGENPSETI comes from the coding sequence ATGATTACATATCACACACTAGGAATCGATATCGGTTCAACAACGGTTAAAATAGCTGTATTAAACGAAGACCATGAGATCTTGTTCGCTGATTATGAGCGGCATTTTGCAAACATACAGGAAACACTGGCAGGCCTTTTAAAGAAGGCCTTTGATAAGTTGGGCCCTATAGAAATACGCCCTGCCATCACAGGCTCTGGTGGATTAACTCTGTCCAAGCATTTAAAGGTTCCCTTTGTCCAGGAGGTAGTATCGGTCGCAACCTCTCTTAAGGATTATGCCCCACAGACCGACGTGGCAATCGAACTCGGCGGAGAAGATGCAAAAATTATTTACTTCACCGGCGGCATTGACCAGCGTATGAACGGGATCTGTGCCGGCGGCACCGGGTCCTTTATCGATCAGATGGCAGCGCTTTTACAGACCGATGCCTCCGGTTTAAATGATTATGCGGCCAATTATAAGGCCATTTACCCCATTGCCGCGCGCTGCGGCGTATTTGCTAAAACGGACATCCAGCCGCTCATCAATGAAGGGGCTACCAGAGAAGATCTTGCTGCTTCCATTTTTCAGGCAGTGGTGAATCAGACCATCAGCGGTCTGGCATGCGGAAAGCCCATCAGGGGCCATGTGGCCTTCTTAGGCGGCCCGCTCCATTTCCTACCGGAGCTTCAGAAGGCATTTGTCCGCACCCTCCATTTATCTGGAGATGAGATCATCGCTCCGGAGCATTCCCACTTATTTGCTGCCACAGGTGCGGCCATGAATGCAGAGGAAACACAAGGAGGGGAGATCTCCCTTAAGGAACTGATCGGCCGCTTATCTTCCGGCATCCGAATGGAATTTGAAGTAAAGCGCATGGAACCCCTGTTTGCGGATCAGGCTGATTTTGACGCATTCATAGACCGTCACAACAGCCACTGCGTTAAAACCAGTGATTTATCCTCCTACCATGGAAAATGCTTTTTAGGCATCGATGCAGGCTCCACCACCACAAAGGTGGCTCTTGTAGGCGAAGACGGCACCCTGTTATATAAATTTTACAGCAGCAACAATGGAAGTCCGCTTGCAACAGCGATCCGGGCCATGGGTGAAATCAAGGAGCAATTGCCAAAGGACAGCCAGATCGTATGGTCCTGTTCGACTGGATACGGTGAAGCCCTCTTAAAATCAGCATTCCTGCTTGATGAAGGAGAGGTGGAGACCATCTCCCACTACTATGCGGCCGCCTTCTTTGAACCAAAGGTAGACTGCATCTTGGATATCGGCGGTCAGGATATGAAATGCATCCGCATTAAAAACGGCACCGTGGACAGCGTTCAGTTAAACGAAGCATGCTCCTCGGGCTGCGGCTCCTTTATCGAAACCTTTGCCAACTCTCTAAACTACCAGGTAGAGAATTTTGCACAGGAAGCCGTGTTTGCCAAGAACCCCACCGACTTAGGGACCAGATGCACGGTATTCATGAATTCCAACGTAAAGCAGGCCCAAAAGGAAGGGGCCGAGGTATCCGATATCTCTGCAGGGCTTGCTTATTCAGTCATTAAAAACGCCCTGTTTAAAGTAATAAAAATTACAAATGCTTCTGATTTAGGCCAGCATGTGGTGGTCCAGGGCGGTACCTTCTACAACAACGCCGTTTTAAGAAGCTTTGAAAAGATCGCAGGCTGCGAAGCCATCAGGCCTGATATTGCAGGCATCATGGGAGCCTTTGGTGCTGCTCTTATCGCAAGAGAACGCTATGAGGAATCCAAAACAACCACCATGCTGAGCCTGGATAAAATTCTGGGACTGCATTACGAAACCTCCATGGCCCGGTGCAAGGGCTGTACCAACAACTGTGTGCTTACCGTTAACCGTTTTGACGGAGGGCGTCAGTTTATAACGGGAAACCGCTGTGAACGAGGCCTTGGCAAGGAAAAAGCAAAGAGGGAAATACCAAACCTCTTTGATTACAAAAACCGCCGTATGTTTGATTACGAGCCCCTTAGCCCGGATCTTGCAGAGCGGGGTACCATCGGCATTCCCAGGGTCCTAAACATGTATGAAAACTACCCCTTCTGGGCTGTTTTCTTTAAGGAACTGAAATTCCGTACCGTGCTTTCCCCTCAGTCCACCAAAAAGATTTATGAACTGGGCATTGAATCCATACCAAGCGAATCGGAATGCTATCCGGCAAAGATCGCCCACGGACACATTGAATGGCTGATCAAACAGGGAATTAAAACCATATTTTATCCCTGCATTCCCTATGAACGGAATGAAACCCCTGGTGCAGGAAACCATTTTAACTGTCCCATTGTCACCTCCTACGCAGAGAACATTAAAAACAACGTGGAAGGTATTAAATCGGAAAATATCCGCTTTTTGAACCCGTTCATGGCCTTTACCAATGAAGAAATACTTACCGGACGCTTAACAGAGGTATTTGTTAAGGAATTCCAGATTCCAGCGTCTGAAGTTGCTGCTGCCGCCGGGAAGGGCTGGGCGGAGCTCATGGCTTCCAGGTCCGATATGGAGAAAAAGGGCGAGGAAACTTTAAAGTGGCTGGAAGACAATGACCGGCATGGTATCGTGCTGGCGGGCCGCCCCTATCACGTGGATCCGGAAATCAACCACGGCATCCCGGAACTTATCACTTCCTATGGATTTGCAGTGCTTACGGAGGATTCCATTTCCCATCTGGCTGAAATTGAACGCCCTCTGGTGGTTACTGACCAGTGGATGTACCACACCAGGCTTTACCAGGCCGCCGCTCTTGTAAAAAAAGAGAGCCGCCTGGACTTGATCCAGCTGAATTCCTTTGGCTGCGGTCTGGATGCCGTTACCACAGACCAGGTTAATGACATCTTAACCGGCTCCGGCAAGATCTATACGGTTTTAAAGATCGATGAGGTCAATAACCTGGGAGCTGCCAGGATCCGCATTCGTTCCCTGATTGCGGCGCTGCGGGTGCGTGACAAACGCCACTACGAGCAAAAGGTAGTTTCCAGCGCTTATCATAGGATTATGTTTACCAAAGAGATGAAGAAGGATTACACCATCCTGTGTCCTCAGATGTCTCCCCTTCATTTTGATTTAATTGAACCAGCCATCCGTTCCTTTGGCTACCGGGTGGAGGTCCTTCAAAACGACAACCGCTCTGCCATTGATACCGGGTTAAAATACGTAAACAACGATGCCTGCTACCCGTCCCTAATCGTGGTAGGCCAAATCATGGATGCACTTCTTTCCGGTAAATACGATTTAGACCGCACTGCGGTGTTCATGAGCCAGACCGGAGGCGGATGCCGGGCTTCCAATTATATCGGCTTCATCAGGCGCGCCCTGGAGAAAGCAGATATGGGGCATATCCCGGTCATTTCCGTCAATGCAAACAACATGGAGTCGAACCCTGGATTCACCATCACTCTGCCCATGCTGACAAAGGCCATGCAGGCAGTGGTATACGGCGACGTCTTTATGAGAGTGTTATATGCAACACGCCCCTATGAGAAGGTACCAGGCTCAGCCAACTCCCTTCATGACAAATGGAAAGAGGTGTGCATCGAATCCCTGTCCAGGAAATCTCCGGACATGATGACCTTCTCCCGTAACATAAAGGGAATTATCAGGGATTTTGACAATCTTCCAAGAACTGCCGTTCAGAAGCCCAAGGTAGGAATCGTAGGAGAAATCCTTGTTAAGTTTTCACCTCTGGCTAACAATCACATTGTAGAGCTGCTGGAATCAGAAGGTGCAGAAGCTGTTATGCCGGACCTGATGGACTTCCTTTTATACTGCTTCTACAACAATAACTTTAAGGCCCAGAAATTAGGCGGCAAAAAAACCACCGCAGCCTTATCCAATATGGGGATCTCCCTGCTTGAATATTTCCGCAGGACTTCAAAGAAGGAGCTGTTAAAGAGCAAACACTTCACAGCCCCGGCCCACATCGGAAATCTGGCGGATATGGCAAAGGAATTTGTATCCATCGGAAACCAGACCGGCGAAGGTTGGTTCTTGACTGGAGAAATGCTGGAGCTGATCCACAGCGGCACCAATAATATCGTGTGCACCCAGCCCTTTGGCTGCCTCCCCAACCACATCGTTGGAAAGGGCGTCATTAAGGAGTTGCGGAAAGCTTATCCTGACTCTAATATCATTGCCGTGGATTATGATCCCGGCGCAAGCGAGGTAAACCAGTTAAACCGAATCAAGCTGATGCTCTCTACTGCCCAGAAAAATATGCGCAGAGGGGAAAATCCATCAGAGACGATATAA
- a CDS encoding magnesium transporter CorA family protein gives MIQIYKTEDGLIQQKDELSPGSWIALTNPTATEILEIANTCKIDPDDLRAPLDEEERSRIQTEDHYTLILVDVPTVEERGGKDWYVTIPMGIITTEDAIITVCLEETTVLNAFMDGRVRDFHTYMKTRFILQILYKNASLYLQYLRIIDKKSGEVEEKLHKSTKNRELIELLQLEKSLVYFTTSLRSNEMVLEKLMRNEKIKKYPEDTELLEDVIVENKQAIEMANIYSGILSGTMDAFASVISNNLNIVMKFLATITIVMSIPTMVASFYGMNVNSLGMPFADNPHGFIIVLGLTLALTLIVAWIFSKKDLF, from the coding sequence ATGATTCAGATTTATAAAACAGAAGACGGCCTGATTCAGCAAAAGGATGAGCTTTCTCCCGGTTCCTGGATCGCCCTTACAAATCCTACTGCCACAGAGATCCTGGAAATCGCCAACACCTGTAAAATCGATCCCGATGACTTAAGGGCTCCTCTTGATGAGGAAGAACGTTCCCGTATCCAGACGGAGGATCATTACACGCTTATCCTGGTGGACGTTCCCACCGTAGAGGAACGCGGCGGCAAGGACTGGTATGTTACCATACCAATGGGTATCATAACGACAGAAGATGCAATCATTACAGTCTGTCTGGAAGAGACTACAGTTCTTAATGCATTTATGGATGGCAGGGTGAGGGATTTCCACACCTATATGAAAACCCGGTTTATCCTGCAGATTCTTTATAAGAATGCATCTTTGTATCTGCAATATTTAAGGATTATTGATAAAAAGAGTGGGGAGGTGGAAGAGAAGCTTCATAAATCCACTAAAAACCGGGAACTTATCGAGCTGTTGCAGCTGGAAAAGAGCCTTGTATACTTTACCACATCTTTACGCTCCAATGAGATGGTGCTTGAAAAACTGATGAGAAACGAAAAAATCAAGAAGTACCCCGAGGATACGGAGCTTCTGGAGGATGTCATCGTAGAAAACAAGCAGGCGATCGAGATGGCAAACATCTACAGCGGGATTTTAAGCGGGACCATGGACGCATTTGCTTCCGTTATATCCAATAACCTAAATATTGTAATGAAGTTTCTGGCAACCATCACCATTGTTATGTCCATACCAACTATGGTGGCAAGCTTTTACGGAATGAATGTTAATTCCCTTGGCATGCCTTTTGCGGATAATCCTCATGGCTTTATCATCGTTTTAGGTCTGACTCTGGCCCTGACGCTGATTGTAGCGTGGATTTTTTCTAAAAAGGATCTGTTTTAG
- a CDS encoding membrane protein: MKFFYNFEHRFRKYAIPNLMYYIIGMYGVGLLMEMLAPGFYWQYLSLDAGKILSGQVWRIATFMIYPPGGGTFLSLISMYLYYMLGVNLERIWGAFRFNVYFFMGVIGHVAAALIVYVFMGKTVYLTTEFLNYSLFFAFAATFPDLEFLLFFVIPIKAKWLAIFNGIYFLYGFITGNIATRVTIFMSLLNFIIFFVLTRNLSRFNPKEIKRKQNFNKQMKIKPQGWTHHRCAVCGRTEKDSPNLEFRYCSKCEGSFEYCSEHLYTHKHVTPSNPTTGDTTN, translated from the coding sequence ATGAAGTTTTTTTATAATTTTGAACACAGATTCAGAAAGTATGCGATTCCGAATCTGATGTACTATATCATCGGTATGTATGGTGTGGGACTCTTAATGGAGATGCTCGCACCGGGATTTTACTGGCAGTACCTGTCCCTTGACGCTGGGAAGATACTTAGCGGCCAGGTGTGGAGAATAGCCACTTTTATGATTTATCCGCCGGGAGGCGGCACGTTCTTAAGCCTGATCAGCATGTATTTGTATTACATGCTGGGAGTAAACTTAGAGAGGATCTGGGGAGCATTCCGTTTTAATGTCTATTTCTTCATGGGAGTCATCGGTCATGTGGCGGCGGCGCTGATCGTGTATGTTTTCATGGGAAAGACGGTATATCTGACAACGGAATTTCTCAATTATTCCCTGTTCTTTGCCTTTGCCGCCACATTTCCGGATTTGGAATTCCTTTTGTTTTTCGTGATTCCTATAAAAGCCAAATGGCTGGCCATCTTTAACGGAATCTATTTCCTGTATGGCTTTATCACTGGCAATATAGCGACCAGAGTCACGATATTCATGTCCTTATTGAACTTTATCATCTTTTTCGTTTTGACACGGAATTTAAGCCGGTTCAATCCAAAAGAGATCAAAAGAAAGCAAAATTTTAATAAGCAGATGAAGATAAAGCCCCAGGGCTGGACACACCACCGGTGTGCCGTTTGCGGGCGGACCGAAAAGGATTCCCCAAACCTGGAATTCCGTTATTGTTCAAAATGCGAAGGCAGTTTTGAATACTGTTCTGAGCATTTGTATACACATAAACATGTAACACCGTCCAACCCCACAACCGGTGATACGACCAACTAG
- the pyk gene encoding pyruvate kinase, with protein sequence MKRTKIICTMGPNTNDYAMMKALAEHGMDVARFNFSHGDYEEQKMRLNLLKSIREELDLPIAALLDTKGPEIRTGLLKDGKKVNLKEGEIYILTTEEIVGDETKGHINYDGLNEDVVPGNRILIDDGLIELEVIEVKGKEITCKIINGGELGERKGVNVPNVKVKLPALTDKDKMDIKFGIEQGFDFIAASFVRTADAICEIKKILDEHGSNMAVIAKIENAEGIENLDDIIEASDGIMVARGDMGVEIPAQEVPFIQKSIIEKCNEACKPVITATQMLDSMIRNPRPTRAEVTDVANAVYDGTDAVMLSGETAMGKYPVEALSMMASIVEETEKHLDYSAYRERKVSAVNVHNVSNAVCYSSVSTAHDLGASVIVAPSITGFTTRMLSKWRPESLIIGLSPSASALRQMQLYWGVKPFHGKRAESTDVLIYSSMELLKSKGIVKENETVVVTAGVVNPVRKNEPAAHTNIMRVVTVD encoded by the coding sequence ATGAAGAGAACCAAGATTATTTGCACCATGGGACCTAATACCAACGATTACGCAATGATGAAGGCACTTGCCGAGCACGGCATGGATGTTGCCAGATTCAACTTTTCACACGGTGATTACGAGGAGCAGAAGATGCGCCTTAATTTACTGAAGAGCATCCGTGAGGAACTTGACCTTCCGATTGCAGCACTTCTTGACACAAAAGGACCGGAGATCCGTACCGGACTTTTGAAGGACGGCAAAAAGGTGAATCTGAAAGAGGGAGAAATCTATATCCTGACAACAGAGGAAATCGTTGGAGATGAAACAAAAGGACATATTAACTATGATGGCCTGAATGAAGATGTAGTCCCAGGAAACCGTATCCTCATTGATGATGGCCTGATTGAACTGGAAGTCATCGAGGTAAAGGGCAAAGAGATTACATGCAAAATCATTAACGGCGGCGAGCTGGGAGAGAGAAAAGGCGTCAATGTTCCTAATGTTAAGGTAAAGCTTCCGGCGCTTACTGACAAGGATAAAATGGACATAAAATTTGGTATCGAGCAGGGCTTTGATTTCATTGCAGCTTCCTTTGTACGTACCGCTGATGCCATTTGCGAAATTAAGAAAATCCTGGATGAGCATGGTTCCAACATGGCCGTTATTGCCAAGATCGAAAATGCGGAAGGCATTGAAAATCTGGATGATATCATCGAAGCCAGCGACGGCATCATGGTTGCCCGCGGCGACATGGGAGTTGAGATCCCGGCCCAGGAGGTTCCATTCATTCAGAAGAGTATCATCGAAAAATGCAATGAAGCCTGCAAACCTGTTATTACGGCAACCCAGATGTTAGATTCCATGATCCGCAATCCTCGCCCAACCAGAGCAGAGGTAACGGACGTGGCAAATGCAGTTTATGACGGAACAGATGCAGTAATGCTTTCCGGCGAGACTGCTATGGGTAAATATCCGGTTGAGGCTCTTTCCATGATGGCTTCCATCGTAGAGGAGACAGAAAAGCATCTGGATTACAGCGCATACAGAGAACGTAAGGTTTCTGCTGTTAATGTGCATAATGTATCCAATGCAGTATGTTATTCTTCCGTTTCCACAGCTCATGATCTGGGTGCCAGTGTGATCGTTGCGCCAAGCATCACTGGCTTCACTACAAGGATGTTATCCAAATGGAGACCGGAAAGCCTGATCATCGGCCTGTCCCCAAGTGCTTCCGCCCTTCGCCAGATGCAGTTATACTGGGGCGTAAAGCCATTCCACGGAAAGCGTGCAGAATCCACTGACGTTTTGATTTATTCCTCCATGGAGCTGTTAAAGTCAAAAGGCATTGTTAAGGAAAATGAAACGGTAGTAGTAACTGCCGGTGTGGTGAATCCGGTAAGAAAAAATGAACCGGCAGCACATACCAACATCATGAGGGTCGTAACCGTAGATTAA